The Candidatus Bathyarchaeota archaeon genome contains a region encoding:
- a CDS encoding GNAT family N-acetyltransferase, giving the protein MNQVNDFDALREEWNTFLKKNILGDNVFLTWEWLSTWWKYFGERRKLLLLTVEDENKIVAIAPLMLSKYKLPFLGSVKKIEFLGVRHSDYNNFIISEKERECMRLITDYLIDVIADWDWIELKEIPENAENFDVLEKLFSDVSPDLKIRKRVCNVCPYIPLPDSFDLLMKRLKKNMRQNLNKYLRRIKKHHKVELKRYDEGGFSVKEGMKVFFELHEKRWALKGLPGAFKSEKAFLNFHMDIAQLFADKGWLGLYFLMANDEPIAAQYNFEYYRKMYYYLGGFNPQFSNYSVGNLLTMFVLDRCIRRGFKEYDMMRGNEQYKLFWTNTCRRNFEVRLVPNGLTRKFYDWLTWSSTVSSLAGKLKLSLKREIMSNNSSSGHFDEQ; this is encoded by the coding sequence GTGAACCAGGTTAACGATTTTGATGCTTTAAGAGAAGAATGGAACACTTTTTTAAAAAAGAACATTTTAGGGGACAATGTGTTCCTTACATGGGAATGGCTGTCTACTTGGTGGAAGTATTTTGGTGAGCGAAGAAAACTTCTTCTCTTGACCGTTGAAGATGAAAATAAAATTGTCGCAATTGCCCCGCTTATGCTTTCAAAGTATAAATTACCGTTTTTGGGAAGCGTCAAAAAAATAGAGTTCTTGGGGGTTAGGCACTCAGATTATAACAATTTTATTATTTCCGAGAAGGAAAGAGAATGTATGAGACTGATTACGGACTATCTGATTGATGTTATTGCTGATTGGGATTGGATTGAGCTTAAAGAAATCCCAGAAAACGCTGAAAACTTTGATGTTTTGGAAAAATTATTCTCAGACGTTTCACCAGATTTAAAAATTAGAAAAAGAGTATGTAACGTATGCCCTTATATCCCTCTGCCAGACTCATTCGATCTTTTAATGAAAAGATTGAAGAAGAATATGAGGCAAAACCTGAATAAGTATTTGAGGAGAATTAAGAAGCATCATAAAGTAGAATTAAAGCGATACGACGAGGGTGGTTTTAGCGTTAAAGAGGGAATGAAAGTTTTTTTTGAGCTTCATGAAAAACGGTGGGCTTTAAAGGGTTTGCCCGGGGCCTTCAAAAGTGAAAAGGCCTTTCTGAACTTTCATATGGATATTGCTCAACTTTTCGCAGATAAAGGTTGGTTAGGTCTTTATTTTTTAATGGCAAATGATGAACCTATAGCGGCTCAGTACAACTTTGAATACTATAGAAAAATGTATTATTATCTTGGCGGGTTTAATCCGCAATTTTCTAACTATTCGGTCGGCAACTTGCTAACGATGTTTGTTTTAGATAGATGTATCCGGAGGGGATTCAAGGAGTATGATATGATGAGAGGTAATGAGCAGTATAAGCTGTTTTGGACAAATACTTGCAGAAGAAATTTTGAAGTAAGGCTGGTGCCAAACGGATTGACAAGAAAATTCTATGATTGGTTGACATGGAGTAGTACCGTTAGTAGTTTAGCGGGAAAACTGAAACTCTCATTAAAAAGAGAGATTATGTCTAATAATAGTTCTTCGGGGCATTTTGATGAGCAATAA
- a CDS encoding PIG-L family deacetylase, whose product MSNKKRIIVFAPHPDDETFGCGGTIAKKISEGHEVYVVIMTDGRYAFLNVLGIEKDPTPEELKEIRMQEVKKATEILGVPEGNLIFLNFIDGTLEDNKEAAEEKVINILREKRPDEVYLPYRGDGHPDHRAAYKIVKNAIRKLQISPVCYEYSITHRFARLGRLIDAFLDFVFGIKKVYVDISEFLDVKKLAIMKFKSELTVVSARQRKPIVASVEKFENNGEMFRVEKKCYKKSDLT is encoded by the coding sequence ATGAGCAATAAAAAGAGGATTATAGTCTTCGCGCCCCATCCAGACGATGAAACATTTGGCTGCGGGGGCACAATAGCCAAGAAGATAAGCGAGGGGCATGAAGTTTATGTAGTTATTATGACAGATGGAAGATACGCGTTTCTCAATGTTTTAGGCATAGAAAAGGATCCGACTCCTGAAGAGCTTAAAGAGATCAGAATGCAAGAGGTTAAAAAGGCAACGGAAATTCTCGGAGTCCCTGAAGGTAATTTGATTTTTCTGAATTTTATCGACGGAACCCTAGAAGATAATAAGGAAGCCGCTGAAGAAAAGGTAATTAATATTTTACGCGAAAAACGTCCTGATGAAGTTTATTTACCATATAGGGGGGATGGCCACCCAGATCACCGCGCCGCGTACAAAATTGTAAAAAATGCGATTAGAAAACTGCAAATTTCTCCCGTCTGCTATGAATACTCGATTACGCATAGGTTTGCCCGGCTTGGGCGCTTAATTGATGCCTTTCTTGATTTTGTTTTTGGGATCAAAAAGGTATATGTCGATATTTCAGAATTTCTGGACGTTAAAAAGCTTGCGATTATGAAATTTAAATCCGAGTTGACGGTTGTTTCGGCTAGGCAGCGTAAACCTATCGTAGCCAGTGTTGAAAAGTTTGAAAATAACGGAGAAATGTTTCGCGTAGAGAAAAAATGCTACAAAAAATCTGATTTAACTTAG
- a CDS encoding glycosyltransferase, which yields MFLGTYLAYFFYIRKHVRRTWDIKVDERFEPEVSILIPVHNEEANIESKLENIKKVSYPREKMEIIVVDDASNDRTIEKIENFMQKHSKLNIRLVRQNPRAGKSAALNKALRVSTKPIVIVSDADTKWPPDILRKALPFLADPKVGAVTGRGVNTNVKTSWVTKAEESYLQLANFIRLGESKIHSTIRFEGGFCAYKRDAFDAFDCETGSDDSGTALKVVSRGYRSIMAPEIVFYTSFPPSFLAKFKIKLRRANQLIGLWIKCLKLLLKRRLSLPKRIAIPEITLFIFDPIILLISILSGVALIVLNPLSPLSLAIIFSVLGLTIFARHVFVELIIDNIILISALMTYIFRRRYVAWGK from the coding sequence ATGTTCTTAGGAACTTACCTAGCTTACTTTTTCTATATTAGAAAACATGTTAGAAGGACTTGGGATATTAAGGTAGATGAAAGATTCGAGCCTGAAGTATCAATTTTAATTCCTGTTCATAATGAAGAAGCAAATATTGAGTCGAAGCTAGAAAATATAAAGAAGGTTTCGTATCCGAGAGAGAAAATGGAAATAATAGTCGTGGACGACGCTTCAAACGACAGAACCATCGAAAAAATTGAGAATTTTATGCAGAAGCACTCGAAGTTAAATATTAGACTAGTGAGGCAGAATCCGCGAGCTGGAAAATCGGCGGCGTTGAACAAAGCATTACGCGTATCTACTAAACCTATTGTGATAGTTTCTGATGCTGACACGAAATGGCCTCCAGATATTCTTCGAAAGGCACTGCCCTTTTTGGCTGATCCAAAAGTTGGCGCCGTTACTGGAAGAGGCGTGAATACGAACGTCAAAACGTCTTGGGTGACTAAAGCTGAAGAATCGTACCTTCAACTTGCCAATTTTATTAGGCTTGGTGAATCAAAAATCCATTCAACTATAAGATTTGAAGGCGGATTCTGCGCTTATAAGCGCGATGCTTTTGATGCCTTTGATTGCGAAACAGGCTCTGATGATTCCGGAACTGCGTTAAAAGTTGTTTCTAGAGGCTACCGAAGCATAATGGCTCCAGAAATAGTGTTTTATACAAGCTTTCCGCCAAGCTTCCTTGCAAAATTCAAAATTAAGCTTCGACGAGCTAATCAACTAATAGGTTTGTGGATTAAATGTCTAAAGCTCCTCTTAAAAAGGCGACTCTCTCTGCCTAAAAGAATAGCGATACCAGAAATAACTTTATTCATCTTTGATCCTATAATCTTACTCATATCAATTCTTAGCGGTGTAGCCTTAATAGTACTGAATCCGCTTTCTCCACTTAGCCTAGCGATTATCTTCTCTGTATTGGGATTGACGATTTTCGCGAGGCATGTTTTCGTTGAACTTATCATTGACAACATAATTCTGATAAGTGCTTTAATGACGTACATATTCAGGCGGCGATATGTCGCCTGGGGAAAATGA
- a CDS encoding DUF362 domain-containing protein, with protein MKVKDEVFEFLVPKVIKNADLRVNVPKVKYMTFTKISCALKNIFGCNPYPKKFKYHPKLDEVIVALNKIMPFDLYFLDGLIVCGSKTLKLGLIMASQDPVAMDAG; from the coding sequence TTGAAGGTTAAGGATGAAGTTTTCGAGTTTTTAGTTCCTAAAGTAATTAAAAATGCTGATTTACGCGTGAATGTTCCGAAAGTGAAGTATATGACTTTCACAAAAATTTCGTGTGCTTTAAAAAATATTTTTGGCTGTAATCCTTACCCGAAAAAGTTCAAGTATCATCCTAAACTTGACGAGGTTATTGTCGCATTAAACAAGATTATGCCGTTCGATTTATATTTTCTTGACGGTTTGATTGTTTGCGGTTCAAAAACTCTAAAGTTGGGACTTATAATGGCAAGTCAAGATCCGGTTGCAATGGATGCGGGTTGA
- a CDS encoding glycosyltransferase, translating into MTKPVVTIGICVRNCAGTLRDAIESVMSQDYPHELIEVIFVDDGSEDDTLSIIEEYRGKMDMKVNIFHHRWKGLGYSRNVVVWNASGKYIIWVDGDMILPKSHVRKQVEFMEKNVNVGIAKAKHGFFPRNKLVAVLENLPYMVLDYESNKVKLGMLGTGGSIYRVEAIREVGGFDESIKGAGEDLDAARRILMKGWQFGRSNAMFFERRRETWKALWTEYFWWGYSMRQVLKENKGLVILYKMTPLFGFLAGILYSLKAYKLTRWKSAFLLPLQFIFKLTAWWVGYIKSRAKFGELK; encoded by the coding sequence GTGACTAAGCCTGTTGTGACAATTGGTATTTGCGTTAGGAATTGTGCTGGTACTTTACGTGACGCTATTGAAAGTGTTATGTCACAAGACTACCCGCATGAACTCATAGAAGTAATCTTTGTTGATGACGGAAGCGAGGACGATACCCTCTCTATAATTGAAGAATATCGTGGAAAAATGGATATGAAAGTGAATATCTTTCATCACAGATGGAAGGGACTTGGTTATTCTAGAAATGTTGTAGTATGGAATGCTTCTGGAAAATATATTATTTGGGTCGATGGTGATATGATCTTACCAAAGAGTCACGTTAGAAAACAAGTAGAATTCATGGAAAAAAATGTGAATGTAGGAATTGCTAAGGCGAAGCATGGTTTTTTCCCAAGAAATAAATTAGTCGCTGTATTGGAGAATTTACCTTACATGGTTTTGGATTATGAAAGTAATAAGGTTAAGCTAGGAATGCTTGGAACAGGAGGGTCAATCTACCGTGTTGAAGCTATAAGAGAAGTGGGGGGTTTTGATGAAAGTATAAAGGGAGCTGGTGAAGATCTGGATGCAGCAAGACGAATATTAATGAAAGGTTGGCAATTTGGGCGCTCAAACGCAATGTTTTTTGAACGACGAAGAGAGACGTGGAAAGCTCTCTGGACTGAATATTTTTGGTGGGGATACAGCATGCGTCAAGTACTAAAGGAGAATAAAGGTCTTGTTATTCTTTATAAAATGACACCTTTATTTGGTTTTCTTGCAGGAATTTTATATTCCCTCAAGGCCTATAAGTTAACTCGTTGGAAATCAGCTTTTTTGCTTCCTCTTCAGTTTATTTTTAAGCTTACTGCTTGGTGGGTAGGCTATATAAAAAGTCGCGCTAAATTTGGAGAGTTAAAGTAG
- a CDS encoding glycosyltransferase has protein sequence MKRKFKVTLGLCVKNVEKTISYTMYSILNQRFPHELIELIIVDGQSQDNTMKIINRFLSISKIKSKVFFENKGLGFARQKVVDNASADYIIWVDGDVILPYDYVEKQVKFMDKHPRVAIGRARYGIWPRANIIGFLENIPFVIETLKHDGEVPLGICGIAGAIYRLDAIREASGFDTNIKGAGEDTDLAYRIIAKGWSARLTSAVFYEIRKENWKDLWKEYDWLGYGGHFIFHKNTSIINLYKMTPLAGFLAGALKLPFAYMLTHKKCAALLPFHYAFKRLAWCIGFLKAHFDGYGHSPNKQV, from the coding sequence ATGAAGAGAAAATTTAAAGTAACCTTAGGTCTATGTGTTAAGAACGTTGAGAAAACTATTTCGTACACTATGTACAGTATACTTAATCAAAGGTTTCCCCACGAATTAATTGAATTAATTATCGTAGACGGACAAAGTCAGGATAACACTATGAAAATCATTAATCGCTTTCTTTCAATATCTAAGATTAAAAGTAAGGTTTTCTTTGAGAATAAAGGGTTAGGTTTTGCCAGACAAAAAGTTGTGGACAATGCTTCGGCAGATTATATAATATGGGTCGATGGTGACGTGATCCTGCCTTACGATTATGTAGAAAAGCAAGTGAAATTTATGGATAAGCATCCTCGTGTGGCAATTGGTAGGGCTAGATATGGCATTTGGCCTCGAGCTAACATCATAGGTTTTTTGGAGAATATTCCCTTTGTGATAGAAACCCTAAAGCATGATGGAGAAGTCCCTTTAGGAATCTGCGGCATTGCAGGAGCTATTTATAGGCTTGATGCAATAAGAGAAGCTAGTGGTTTCGATACGAATATTAAAGGTGCTGGTGAAGATACGGATCTGGCATATCGAATAATTGCAAAGGGGTGGTCAGCACGTCTAACTTCCGCAGTTTTCTATGAAATACGCAAAGAAAATTGGAAAGACCTTTGGAAGGAGTACGATTGGTTGGGTTACGGTGGACATTTTATCTTTCATAAAAATACATCAATAATTAACCTTTACAAGATGACGCCCCTAGCAGGATTTTTAGCAGGAGCTTTGAAATTGCCATTTGCATATATGTTAACGCATAAAAAGTGTGCAGCTTTATTGCCTTTCCATTATGCTTTCAAAAGGCTGGCATGGTGTATAGGTTTTTTGAAAGCTCATTTTGATGGCTATGGGCATAGTCCTAATAAGCAAGTATAA
- a CDS encoding cellulase family glycosylhydrolase gives MHRIKNLKDALHKANMWIKSNYKSLRNERFYSVVVISILTSALIISSSSFSILTDKETVKNSGIIGTIPPLHVEGRYIKNSFNQVVLLRGVNKAEMVDDPDGIWMGDTLWKDENVKAELDVMKSWGINVIRVFISVELVKYDIGPDSGHPASPHCSISAREAIKRLLSFAEEKGMYVIIAPWSIRCYWTGAEPDQLPFPPYQRSPDADTIIGSQQDFADWWGELAGELKDYPNVLFELWNEPNRNDPPTAFNEWLNCSQLCINAIRAAGASQPIIFQWQMGVYCNVYEDDQGQPFAAWGEPINDWLQAATSNLTDPEGNLIYSTHVYRVYGGFGQYITPSVKEKYGSSFPYLYDHIKVALEHEGINWAGETLNVPLIIGECGCDMDWSGDEYQHEMTAWRSFLAILNEWELSYVAFWWRETGIFRLHSGAPNFTPNEGGQILKEMIVSGAT, from the coding sequence ATGCATAGAATTAAAAATCTGAAAGATGCTTTACATAAGGCAAATATGTGGATTAAATCAAACTACAAATCGTTAAGAAACGAAAGGTTCTATAGTGTTGTAGTAATATCGATCCTTACATCAGCATTAATAATCTCATCAAGTTCGTTTTCCATTTTAACAGACAAAGAAACTGTGAAGAATTCAGGCATAATAGGAACAATTCCGCCATTACATGTTGAAGGGAGGTACATTAAGAATTCCTTTAACCAGGTTGTTTTACTGAGGGGTGTAAATAAAGCTGAAATGGTGGATGACCCGGATGGCATTTGGATGGGGGACACTTTATGGAAAGATGAGAATGTTAAAGCGGAGCTTGACGTCATGAAAAGTTGGGGTATCAACGTTATTCGTGTATTTATTTCTGTTGAACTGGTGAAATACGACATCGGCCCAGATTCTGGGCATCCAGCGTCACCACACTGTAGCATTTCAGCCAGAGAAGCTATAAAAAGGCTTTTGTCTTTTGCAGAGGAAAAAGGAATGTACGTTATTATTGCTCCGTGGTCAATAAGATGTTACTGGACGGGCGCTGAACCAGACCAGTTGCCGTTTCCCCCCTATCAAAGAAGCCCGGACGCCGACACAATAATAGGTAGCCAACAGGACTTCGCTGATTGGTGGGGCGAGTTAGCTGGTGAACTGAAGGATTACCCGAACGTGCTGTTTGAACTGTGGAACGAACCGAACAGAAATGACCCTCCCACAGCCTTCAATGAATGGCTTAACTGTTCTCAACTATGCATTAACGCAATACGTGCAGCGGGAGCCAGCCAGCCGATAATTTTTCAGTGGCAAATGGGCGTTTACTGCAACGTTTACGAGGACGACCAAGGCCAACCGTTTGCCGCTTGGGGTGAACCTATTAATGACTGGCTTCAAGCGGCCACTTCAAACCTTACTGACCCTGAAGGAAATTTGATTTACAGCACGCATGTGTACAGAGTTTACGGCGGCTTTGGACAGTACATTACCCCATCCGTAAAAGAAAAATATGGGTCAAGCTTCCCGTATTTGTATGACCATATTAAAGTTGCTTTGGAGCATGAAGGAATTAATTGGGCTGGTGAGACATTAAATGTGCCTTTAATAATTGGCGAATGTGGCTGCGACATGGATTGGTCGGGAGATGAATACCAGCATGAGATGACTGCTTGGCGGAGCTTCCTAGCAATTCTTAATGAGTGGGAACTTAGTTATGTTGCTTTCTGGTGGAGAGAAACTGGCATCTTCCGCTTGCATTCAGGCGCCCCAAATTTTACGCCGAATGAGGGTGGTCAGATATTGAAGGAAATGATTGTCTCAGGAGCTACTTAA
- a CDS encoding DUF2206 domain-containing protein — MSTSNNKSVNFLATILFLELIFCLAIFLDISIVRQVIGFLYLSFVPGYIILKLMANKSNIIEITIFSLGLSIAFLMLIGLIVNISCPSLGISQPLSLIPLTVALNSFITLGAFIAYLKSGKGINLSMVKNVQLPKSTFLLLALPVLSVIGAMWVNMYGNNLILLITIIIISLVFLGVIFKRKSSLDIYPLAIFMISLSLLLHSSLISNYIVPLGSDVSVEYFVFENTQKNAYWNPKNPYFGHIGYGRLHSMLSITILPTIYSTLLEIDPTWVLKIIFPLIFSFVPLGLYQLYKEYIGQKYSFISTFYFMAYETFYAEMLRLNRQMIAELFFILLLFSILSDKIKKPTKTVYFILFSFSLITSHYGLSEIFLFFISLTLISLIIIKRPSKNITVSMTIIFFVIMFAWYIYISSSAVFDSLLNYADYVYDQLDEFLNPRSRGNIVLRGLGLEAPPTVWNATGRAFAYATQLLVMVGFVGLLTKRVETYSRDYSILSSISMIFLGALILVPGLAQTMNMTRFYHILLFFLAPLLVLGAELIVKLTVKRQKKLGCLILLSVVLVPYFLFQTGFVYEITKNQSWSLPLSKYRMNPIFLKIAMKYFDESEVMGAMWIPKYGDLNSSKTYADAPSTSALLNGYGMMIFGVNMGRLSNVTLIPSNSYIYLNKLNTINNIVVTENYLLNTTELNVLNSSNKIYSNGESEIYQLNE; from the coding sequence ATGAGCACATCCAACAATAAATCCGTAAATTTCCTAGCAACTATACTATTTTTAGAGCTTATATTCTGCCTTGCCATATTCTTAGACATTTCAATAGTTAGACAAGTTATTGGATTCCTATATCTATCATTTGTCCCAGGATATATTATTCTTAAATTAATGGCAAATAAATCTAATATAATAGAAATAACCATTTTCTCGTTAGGCTTGAGCATTGCTTTTTTGATGCTGATAGGACTTATTGTTAACATTTCTTGCCCATCACTCGGTATTTCACAGCCACTCTCATTGATCCCTTTAACAGTGGCACTTAATAGTTTTATAACTTTGGGAGCCTTTATAGCCTATCTAAAAAGTGGTAAAGGAATAAATCTTTCCATGGTAAAAAACGTGCAGCTGCCCAAATCAACATTTTTGCTTCTTGCTCTCCCGGTTTTAAGCGTTATCGGAGCAATGTGGGTGAACATGTATGGAAATAATCTAATTTTACTGATTACAATAATAATTATTTCTCTCGTATTTCTCGGTGTTATCTTCAAAAGAAAGTCATCTTTAGACATTTATCCTTTAGCAATATTTATGATTTCTCTTTCTCTTCTCCTCCATTCTTCCCTTATATCCAATTATATTGTTCCTTTGGGATCCGATGTTTCAGTTGAATATTTTGTCTTCGAAAATACTCAGAAAAATGCGTATTGGAACCCAAAGAACCCTTACTTTGGGCATATAGGATATGGTAGGTTGCATTCGATGCTAAGTATCACCATTCTGCCGACAATCTATTCAACCTTATTAGAAATTGATCCAACCTGGGTGCTTAAGATAATTTTTCCGCTGATATTTTCTTTTGTACCTTTAGGCTTATACCAGTTATATAAGGAGTATATAGGACAAAAGTACAGTTTTATATCGACCTTCTACTTCATGGCTTATGAAACATTTTATGCCGAGATGTTAAGGCTAAACAGACAAATGATAGCGGAACTCTTCTTCATCTTGCTACTATTTAGCATCCTAAGTGATAAAATAAAAAAACCTACAAAAACCGTATACTTTATTCTTTTTAGCTTCAGTTTAATAACGTCGCATTATGGACTTTCAGAAATCTTTCTGTTTTTTATTTCTCTCACCCTTATTTCATTAATTATAATAAAAAGGCCTAGCAAGAACATAACTGTGAGCATGACTATTATATTTTTTGTTATAATGTTTGCATGGTACATTTATATATCGAGTTCTGCTGTCTTCGATAGTTTATTGAATTACGCAGACTACGTCTACGATCAGTTAGATGAGTTTCTAAATCCGAGATCGAGAGGAAATATTGTGTTGAGAGGCCTAGGATTGGAGGCACCTCCAACTGTCTGGAATGCAACTGGTAGGGCCTTTGCATATGCTACGCAACTCTTAGTTATGGTAGGCTTTGTTGGATTGTTAACAAAACGAGTAGAAACTTATTCTAGGGACTATTCCATACTTTCCTCAATATCCATGATATTTTTAGGAGCGCTCATATTGGTTCCGGGACTGGCGCAAACTATGAACATGACAAGGTTTTATCACATACTATTATTTTTCTTAGCACCGCTACTTGTGTTGGGAGCCGAGTTAATTGTTAAATTAACCGTCAAGCGTCAAAAAAAGCTTGGATGCTTAATACTTCTATCAGTAGTTCTAGTACCATACTTTTTATTTCAGACCGGATTTGTATATGAGATCACTAAAAACCAAAGTTGGTCATTACCCTTAAGTAAATACCGAATGAACCCTATTTTCCTTAAAATAGCAATGAAGTATTTTGATGAATCTGAGGTGATGGGAGCCATGTGGATACCAAAATACGGAGATCTTAATAGTTCTAAAACGTATGCAGATGCTCCGTCAACTTCAGCTCTTCTCAATGGTTATGGCATGATGATTTTCGGCGTCAATATGGGACGCCTATCGAATGTTACGTTAATTCCCTCGAATTCTTATATTTACCTAAATAAGTTGAATACGATAAACAATATTGTAGTAACTGAAAATTACCTATTGAACACTACGGAACTTAATGTACTCAATTCCTCAAATAAAATATATTCAAATGGTGAAAGTGAAATCTACCAACTAAATGAATGA
- a CDS encoding glycosyltransferase family 2 protein, with the protein MVIKLTNLHLKHVTEKSTVQNTNLICNADEVAIILLTYNSVSKLQRYFDKVLHGLLAQDYSNLKIFIIDNGSTDNTVDYVKIKGNGYFKILHFKKNLGWSGGNNRGAILCRKSSFLFFINDDVILENNCVRELVNFLNKEKTLGAVQPLIKNRDGSLFCGAILSFSGLPHPVTRPPKHPWFEVFYASGAALFVRTRLFFEVGMFDEDFFFWRDDVDFCWRLRLAGYKVACFTRVKAHHYVSATLGEHNPIISYYFTRNNIWLLAKCCSLKNFLLKFFIFILEVSMNIPGLLLIKDYKRVLNIIKGVLDGLFGLGKAILKKKRIIRRIEESKINKMTKIYFDIRYMLSFFLKLKSKLNLFIALKKTLKMMKNLTSKQ; encoded by the coding sequence ATGGTGATCAAACTGACTAACTTGCACCTCAAACACGTTACCGAAAAATCAACAGTTCAAAACACTAATCTCATCTGCAATGCAGATGAGGTTGCAATAATTTTACTCACATACAACAGCGTATCAAAGCTTCAAAGATATTTTGACAAAGTGTTACACGGTCTCCTTGCGCAGGATTACTCTAACTTAAAAATATTCATAATTGATAACGGCTCAACAGACAATACCGTGGACTACGTGAAGATAAAAGGTAACGGTTATTTCAAGATTTTGCACTTCAAAAAAAATCTTGGCTGGAGCGGAGGTAATAATAGAGGAGCAATTCTTTGTAGGAAATCTTCATTTTTATTTTTTATAAATGACGACGTTATCCTAGAAAATAATTGTGTAAGGGAACTAGTAAATTTCTTAAATAAAGAAAAGACGTTAGGTGCAGTTCAACCGCTAATTAAAAACAGAGATGGTAGCTTATTTTGCGGAGCTATCCTCAGCTTTTCAGGCCTTCCCCACCCAGTAACCAGACCTCCGAAACATCCATGGTTTGAAGTTTTTTACGCATCGGGAGCTGCTTTATTTGTTAGAACCCGCTTATTTTTTGAAGTTGGAATGTTTGATGAAGATTTCTTCTTCTGGCGTGATGATGTAGATTTCTGTTGGAGATTAAGGCTTGCCGGTTACAAAGTAGCATGTTTTACAAGGGTAAAAGCACATCATTACGTAAGTGCTACACTTGGGGAGCACAATCCAATCATTAGTTATTATTTTACACGAAATAACATTTGGCTTCTCGCAAAATGTTGTAGCCTTAAAAATTTCTTACTCAAATTTTTCATCTTTATTTTAGAAGTTTCTATGAACATCCCAGGCTTATTATTAATTAAGGACTACAAGAGAGTCTTAAATATTATTAAAGGGGTATTAGACGGCTTATTTGGGCTAGGTAAAGCAATACTCAAGAAAAAGCGTATAATACGAAGAATAGAAGAAAGTAAAATTAATAAAATGACAAAAATATATTTCGACATTAGATACATGCTTTCTTTTTTCCTTAAGTTAAAAAGTAAATTAAATCTCTTTATTGCTCTGAAAAAGACGTTGAAAATGATGAAAAATTTGACTTCTAAACAATAG
- a CDS encoding glycosyltransferase family 2 protein: protein MPLVSIIIPCYNYGCYLAEAIESARAQTYFNIEIIVIDDGSTDNTKQVAKRYPVKYYYQKNQGKGAALNNGVSLSEGDFFLCLDADDKLAPSYVEKTMKVMMKNSKIGFVCTGSKVWNEDSKIEDIWIPHKIFSKYELISGWEGNLGPALIRREAFDNLDFGYDVRLPFHWDLEICLRLLSKGWKMGIIPEPLHWYRLHKGSINSDSRKNKEQLERIVEWYISKRYPWSVLYKNLYAFYRNTFGRAATFMLHPIAYFKGVRKKIEVNMLVKSNCWNNLEEFKNAQQFLREILLTVDRQIRWSWNRKLNDYYVERLRILESRLRRMLQGNHI from the coding sequence ATGCCCTTAGTTAGCATAATTATTCCATGTTATAACTATGGCTGCTATTTAGCTGAGGCCATCGAAAGTGCTAGGGCACAAACGTACTTCAACATTGAGATCATCGTAATCGATGACGGCTCAACTGACAACACAAAACAAGTCGCAAAACGTTATCCTGTAAAGTATTATTATCAAAAAAATCAGGGAAAAGGGGCCGCCTTAAATAATGGAGTCAGTCTATCGGAAGGCGATTTTTTCCTTTGTCTAGACGCTGACGATAAACTTGCTCCCAGTTATGTTGAAAAGACTATGAAAGTGATGATGAAAAATTCTAAAATAGGATTTGTCTGCACAGGTTCAAAGGTATGGAACGAAGACAGCAAGATTGAAGATATATGGATACCCCACAAAATATTTAGCAAATATGAGCTTATTTCAGGATGGGAAGGAAACCTAGGTCCAGCGTTAATACGACGCGAGGCTTTTGATAATCTAGATTTTGGATACGACGTTCGCTTACCATTTCATTGGGATTTGGAAATTTGTCTTAGATTACTTAGCAAAGGCTGGAAAATGGGAATAATCCCAGAACCGCTTCATTGGTACAGGCTTCATAAAGGTTCAATTAATTCTGATTCACGAAAAAATAAGGAACAACTTGAAAGAATCGTTGAATGGTATATAAGCAAGAGATATCCATGGTCGGTACTTTACAAGAATCTTTATGCTTTTTACAGAAATACGTTTGGTAGAGCAGCCACATTCATGCTGCATCCTATTGCATACTTTAAAGGAGTCAGGAAAAAAATTGAAGTAAATATGTTGGTAAAATCGAATTGTTGGAATAATTTGGAAGAATTCAAAAATGCCCAACAATTTCTTCGAGAGATTTTATTAACAGTTGACAGACAGATAAGGTGGTCATGGAACAGAAAATTAAATGATTATTACGTAGAACGACTGAGGATATTAGAATCACGACTTCGAAGAATGTTACAGGGTAATCATATTTAA